Genomic segment of Bemisia tabaci chromosome 9, PGI_BMITA_v3:
atctgtcgctactctccctatacaagTACTCTAGGAAAAACCATCAAAATTAGCAATTTTAGTTGaaagtttcatgtccgacctctccaatcgaCTCGCACCGCTGTGCGGCGGCACCCAAGGATGTCGAAGAACTTCTTACCTGGTGTTCTGAGGGATTCCTTGCGCAAGACCCCGCGCCCGGGGATCATTCAGCGATGTCGCGTAGACAACTTTGCCTCTGCCATCTTTTGCCACTTCTTGGGGGTCGAAGGGTCTCGGGCCAGACTGCTTGGGCGAAGATGGACGCTTTTGACTTGGCTCTTTGGAAGATTGTCCCTTATTCTGATTCCACAGGCTAGCCAAGAGCCGGTTCCTCTGCTCTGTAACTTCACGCTCACTGCGTTCCTGAGCCGCCAGTTCCTCTTCCGTTTGCGGACGCGAAGCACTAACTGTTCGTGACCATTCTGTACAGTATGAAAAAGTGACCGACATTGTTTTGTTAATACGGGAGGTAGAACGCAAAAAACCTAaacgtgcactgaaaaaaaaatctgggtgtatttactaagaaaagggtaaaattaccaagaattcagggttctatttgatcccagttttttcagttataccgagaaatctcggtaaaattattgaactttctcggtaattttactggaccttggtaaaaacgccaatattttttatcgactatggtataattaccgagataaaatggcaaagttaccgggaattgattaccaataaaagtggtatttttacctgaaaaaaacagtaaaaataccggtttttaggatAGCTTAcaagtctgtctcggtaaaattaccaataattggtaaaaaaagtgagatggtaaataTACCAActgaccttggtaaaaacgccgagagttttttttcagtgtgcggttaacaatgggtcagttgcaccgcggtcacagaatcgtgttttgatgatcgATTCGTgtaaattagcaaaaaataatagaattcgTCCAAGTAGCAACTTTCTCCGTTCAATATcagccgagatatcgccctttcaAAAGTCGGGTtgttgacgtcatccaccgcggcagtgacacccttggtttcttccacgtTGCCTTCgtcagtcggtgtgacgcacattcGCACCGGTGATTCAACGTTAAAATCGGATCAAAGCAattaaggtggaagaaaccaagggtgtccctACCGCggcgtcaaaaacccgacttttcgaaGGGCAATAATGTAGGGGTGTAGGGGGGAAGGGGCCAAACACCAACTTCAGCTAAGACCAAAAACCTCGCTTCACCGAGATCCAAAACGCAACTAACTCCGGAAGATATCGATCTCGGGGAATCGGTGAACCCGAACGCCTACCTAGAAATCCACGAAAACATTGATAGACTTGGCAACATGTGGAACAGCATGAGAGAAAAATCTttcccacgaaaaaaaaaattccacacggagaatcaaaataaaaatcactcGCGCAAGACGAAAGAAGAATATCCCtcacaagagagaaaaaatccctCACGTAAGAAAAAAATCCCTCACGGGAAAACATATTTCTCAGGGtgaatttttattaaagaaacGGACGGCCAACCATACTTTTAGGTActatacgagcactccgtctttatgtctttgagacTTACGGTAGCTAGGCCTTCGAAGTGTAGTTGCTGGGCGCCCCGGAGATGGCTTCTTCGGAGAAGGTGATTGTGGCTGCGTAGGCTGTTGCACCTGCCACGGAGTGGTGTCCTCGCTGACATAGCCAATATTCACTGGAGTAAAGTGTTCTACACTCGAGCGCTTTCCCGGgcgtttcttttttctctcttccctcGGGCCGGTTTCTTCAACCCTCACCACGCTATCGCTGTTCAAAGAAACAGGACATTATCCAGCAgcctcattgttgaaattttgtgtttgtcgggtagacatatggacgtagttctaccaaagagacctatgtggaagtgagaaatatggggtgtgctcgttagttctcttgcgtaagagtgaatgtgaataattgtgcgccagtgacgtcagcggtgacagATTCGGGATCGGGATAGACGTGTGCGGCTCGTgcggagtctttaactcatgagccctgtccacaacgctctcttgccgtgcccgcggctcatgagttccgcattcagctgcacataggtctgtttgatagaatgcaatatcccgctttgccaattcttcaaaaggaaccacgcccacttttacattgcttcttatgcagatttctagagcacaccccacatttctcatcgccacataggtctgtttggtagaaatacgtccatatatcgcaggcaaatagcaaaatcaggcattttatcaaatgcccaggcaaatagtcaaaatgtattctaacttagattgagaTTCTGattcctcactgaaaaaaaaatctcggtgtatttactaagaaaagggtaaaattaccaataattccgggttctatttgatcccagttatTTCTTGGTACCATCTATGGTACcatctatggaattggtaattttaccgagaaatatcgataaaattattgaactttctcggtatttttactggaccttggtaaaaaagccaatattttttatcgactgtggtagaattaccgagataaaatggcaaagttaccaggaattgattaccaataaaagtggtattcttacctgtaTAAAACAGTAAAGaaaccggtttttaggtaactTTACCAGTCTGTtctggtaaaattgccaataattagtaaaaaaaagtgagatggtaaaggtaccaactgaCCTTGGtcaaaacgccgagaattttttttcagtgcagcagcctgattgttgaaatgttaTGTTTGTCGGGTAaacatatgtcgcaggcaaatagcaaaatcagacattttatcaaatgcctataggcaaatagtcaaatattctaacttagattgaaattctgattcttttcctaatttcagacaaaataattcattgctcctgcaagaaaaaattctcagtaaaaatgtaCACACActatagtattttaaacaatatttAGCTCCTGAAGAATCACTGATCTTAACATTTTTAGCAGGtcgtaaaatacaaaatttttggaGTTTCAACATTTGATAATacatatgagaagcaattgaagaggaagagaaaaaaagagtttgtaggtttgataagttatttttccaaaaatagagaaaaatcgtgagctcttcgccataaattaaccaaattttttagactgttaaaatttgactatctgcctaggcatttgacaaaatgcctgatttcactatttgcctgcgacacacaGATGACATAGGTTAGAAGGCGTAGCGTGATTCGTctgctatgtcttatcgctgctatATTGTGCCTTTGTccggtggaatggacgacatactgt
This window contains:
- the LOC109030321 gene encoding uncharacterized protein, translating into MPRRLPAENESSSKPEENRSLLKSVSARYWGKITSSLGFGNRNTGDSVVRVEETGPREERKKKRPGKRSSVEHFTPVNIGYVSEDTTPWQVQQPTQPQSPSPKKPSPGRPATTLRRPSYRKSQRHKDGVLV
- the LOC140225483 gene encoding uncharacterized protein translates to MSVTFSYCTEWSRTVSASRPQTEEELAAQERSEREVTEQRNRLLASLWNQNKGQSSKEPSQKRPSSPKQSGPRPFDPQEVAKDGRGKVVYATSLNDPRARGLAQGIPQNTSAGPRSPKKSLEWRRETSIPKPRGPNGQQVPSSGATTQSAPPRQMRTISGHPLPSSSSSGVAAPKPQPPSGKSVPNFDYVCEGGKCTIKYAETIPEENLPK